The segment GCTTCCGCGGTGCTGGTGGCCGACCGGGAGGCGGCCCTGGCCGACGGGCTGCGGCCGAAGGCCCGCTTCCGCGCCCGGGTGGTGGTGGGTGACGATCCCACCATGCAGCTGACCGCCGTGATCCCGGCCACCCGGCTGGCGCTGGAACGGGCGGGCTTGAGCCTGCGGGACATCGACTGGATCGAGATCAACGAGGCCTTTGCCACCGTGGTCCTGGCCTGGGCGCGGGAGCTGGACCCCGACATGTACAAGGTCAACCCGTGGGGCGGAGCCATCGCCCACGGCCACCCGCTGGGGGCCACGGGCGCCGGCCTGATGGCCAAGATGCTGGCCGGGCTGGAGGCCACGGGCGGCCAGTTCGGCCTGCAGGTGATGTGCATCGGCCACGGCATGGCCACCTGCACCATCATCGAGCGGCTGGAGTAGGAGGAGGCGCATCCATGGAGGTCAAGGGCGCAACCTTTCTGGTGACCGGCGGCGGCTCGGGCCTGGGCGCCGCCACGGCCGAGCTCCTGCTTGAGGCGGGAGGCCAGGTGGTCGTCGCCGACGTCAACCGCCAGGCCGGCGAGGCGGTGGCCGCAAGGCTGGGCGAGCGGGCCCGGTTCGTCCCCACGGACGTGACCGACCCGGAGAGCGTGCAGCAGGCGGTCCAGGCGGCGGTGGATGCCTTCGGCGGGCTGCACGGCGCCGTCAACTGCGCGGGGATCGCCATCGCCGAGAAGGTCCTGGGCCGGGAAGGCCCCCACGACCTGGACCGGTTCCGGCGCGTGATCGAGGTCAACCTGGTGGGCACTTTCAACGTGATCCGGCTGGCGGCGGCGGTGATGGCCCAGCAGGAGCCCAACGCCGAGGGCGAGCGGGGCGTGATCGTCAACACCGCTTCGGTGGCGGCCTTCGACGGCCAGATCGGCCAGCCGGCCTATTCGGCCTCCAAAGGCGGCGTGGCGGCCATGACCCTGCCCGTGGCGCGGGAGCTGGCCCGGTACGGGATCCGGGTGGTGGCCATCGCCCCGGGCATCTTCGACACACCCATGATGGCGGGGCTGCCCGAACCCGCCCGCAAGTCCCTGGAGCAACAGGTTCCCTTCCCCTCCCGCCTGGGCCGGCCGCGGGAGTACGCCATGCTGGTGCGGCACATCGTGGAGAATCCGATGCTGAACGGCGAGGTCATCCGGCTGGACGGCGCCCTGCGGATGGGGCCGCGCTGAGGCGCGGTTACGGGGCCTGGAACCATGGTCCGGCGCCGTGGCCGGGAGCCGTGGCCCGGAACCGCGACCCGGGGCCGTGGCCGGGAGCCGTGGCCCGGAACCGCGACCCGGGGCCGTGGCCGGGAACCGCGGCCCGGGACCGTGAATCGAAGCCGTGGCCGGGAGCCAAGACCGAAAGGCACGACC is part of the Thermaerobacter subterraneus DSM 13965 genome and harbors:
- a CDS encoding 3-hydroxyacyl-CoA dehydrogenase — protein: MEVKGATFLVTGGGSGLGAATAELLLEAGGQVVVADVNRQAGEAVAARLGERARFVPTDVTDPESVQQAVQAAVDAFGGLHGAVNCAGIAIAEKVLGREGPHDLDRFRRVIEVNLVGTFNVIRLAAAVMAQQEPNAEGERGVIVNTASVAAFDGQIGQPAYSASKGGVAAMTLPVARELARYGIRVVAIAPGIFDTPMMAGLPEPARKSLEQQVPFPSRLGRPREYAMLVRHIVENPMLNGEVIRLDGALRMGPR